Within Deinococcus actinosclerus, the genomic segment AGCCGCCGGGGAAAGAACAGGTCCGGCTGGTCCAGCGTGACCTGCGCCGTGAACGGTGTGGGCGCCTGCACGGCCGTCACGCCGCCCAGGTACCACGGTGCGCCGCGCCGCACCCGCTCTAGCGTGAACTGCACGTCCTGCGCGTCCAGCGTCCGCCCGTGGTGGAAACTCACCCCCTTACGCAGGTGAAAGACCCAGGTGCGCCCGTCGTCCGGTGTGCCCCAGTGGTGCGCGAGGTGAGGCCGCAGCGTCCCGGCCTGCGGGTCGAAGAGCAGCAGCGGGTCCAGCACCTGCGTGAGCAGATGCGCCTCCGCCGCCGAGTTCACGGTGAGCGGATCCAGGCTGGTCAGGGGCCGCGTGACCACGGTGCGCAGGCGGTCCGTGCCCGCCGGGCTGACTCCCAGCCCGAACGCGCCGCGCACCGCGTCCGTCAGCACCCACGCGCGCGGGAAGCCCAGCCGTGAGAGCCGCGCCAGCTCCGCCGCTGCGCCCGCCGCCGCCAGATGGGCCGTCAGGGCCGCCAGTTCCTCCTCCAGCGCACCTGTGAAGGCCACGCGGGAGGTATGCCCGCGCCCGCGCCCCGGCGTGTACGTCAGCCGCCCGGCGGCGTGCAGGCGTGAGAGCTGCCGTTTCGCGGTGCGGTCACTGCACCCCCACCACACCTGCGCGTCCGCCAGCGTGAGCGAGTGCCTGTCCCGCACGCCGTCGCGCGCGTGCAGCGCGGCGCGCAGGCTCAGGTACGGCCAGTCCGGTGCAGGCGGGGCAGACGGAAAAGGGGACACCACCACGCCACTATGCGTCTTTTTTCCCCTTTGCGCCTGCGCGACCCTGGGTGCATGTGGCGCACCCTGCACCCGAACGTGAAAACCCGCATCACCACGTCGTTCCTCAGCCGCGTGGTGGGCAGCATGGTCTTTCCCTTCATGGCGATCTACTTCACCGCGCACCTGGGCGCCGCGCTCGCCGGCACGCTCCTGCTCGCGGCGGGCGTCGCGCAGTTCCTCGCCGGCCTGTACGGCGGCGCGCTGACCGACGCACTGGGCCGCCGCCGCACCCTCCTGACCGGCGAGGGCCTGAAACTTCTGGCCTTCACCCTGATGCTCCTGGGCAACCTGCACGGCCCCAACCCCTGGGTGACGTTCGCCACGCTGCTCCTCGTGAACGTCTCCGGCGGCCTGATCAATCCCGCCGCCGAGGCCATGCTCGTCGACGTCAGCACCCCCGAGACCCGCACGTTCATGTACGCCGTGAACTACTGGGCGGTGAACCTCAGCATCCTGATCGGCACGCTGGCTGGCGGCTGGCTGTACCGCGACCACTTCACGCTCCTGCTGGCGCTGCTCGTCGGCATGAGTGTCATCACCGCCGCGCTGTGCTTCGCCCTGATGACCGAGACGCGCGCCGCCAGTCCCACCGCCCGCGCGGACCTGGGCCTGAAACCCCTGCTGCGCAGCTACGCGCAGGTCGTCACCGACCGCCCTTTCCTCCTGTTCGTGCTGGGCGGCATTCTCATCCTGAGCATCGAATTCACCCGCACCACCCACATCGCCGTGCACCTCGCCCAGCACTTCCCCCGCGCCGACTGGCTGGGCGTCACGCTGGACGGCGTGCGCGCCGCGAGCGTCCTCACCGCCGTGAACACCCTGATGATCGTCGCGCTGACCGCCCCGGTCGCCCGCTGGCTCACGGGCCGCGACCCGCGCCGCCCCATGCACGCGGGCTTCGCGCTGTTCGCGCTGGGCTTCGCCGCACTGGCCTTCAGTACCCACCTGCCCACCCTGATCGCCGCGTCCGTCATCCTCAGCGTCGGCGAACTGCTGTACGTGCCCACCCGGCAGGCCCTGCTGGCCGACCTGATCCCCGAAGGCCGCCGGGGCGCGTACCTCGCCACGCACGGCCAGGTGTTCACCATCAGCAAGTGGGTGGCCGCGCTGGGCCTCCCGGCAGGCGCCGCCATCGGCGGAGCAGGCATGGCCGCCGCACTCCTCCTGCTCGGCTTGCTGGGCAGCCTGTTCACCGCGCTGGCGCTGCGCCCGGGAGCTGGGGAGAGGATGGCTCGTGCTTGATGGACTGACGGTGGACTGGTTGCGCCTGGCGGCGGGCTACCCCACCCCCCAGCCCCCATCCCCAGGGTGACGGGGGAGCGGCGTTACACTGGGCAAGAGTTTTGACTCGTGTGGCGGAGGTGTCGTGGGCGCTGACGGGTCCGGCTCCGACGCCATCCCCTGCTGCGCAGCTCTGCGAGTCCCGCCCCCCGCAAGGCCCGCGCGCTGCGCGCACGACGGCCAGTGGTGGTCTGCGGCCGCTGGCTGCACAACTTGACGCGACCCGCTGATCGACTTGTGAACCCCACGCCTTTGCAAAAGCGAGAAAAAGTAGAACTTTCTGGGACGCACCAAGATTGGGAGCCATACAACCGTTGTGGCAACCGAGCCCGTCGCCACTGGCCCTGACCGCTCGGGGCGGCCCCTCGCTCATCTTGATTCGTTGGCGTAGGCGCACTCGTTCCTGGGCGCGCAGCGCGCGGGGCGCCCGCAGCGAACCCGGAGGTCTGCACCCCCATCAGTGGCCGAACCCGCCGGTC encodes:
- a CDS encoding MDR family MFS transporter, which translates into the protein MWRTLHPNVKTRITTSFLSRVVGSMVFPFMAIYFTAHLGAALAGTLLLAAGVAQFLAGLYGGALTDALGRRRTLLTGEGLKLLAFTLMLLGNLHGPNPWVTFATLLLVNVSGGLINPAAEAMLVDVSTPETRTFMYAVNYWAVNLSILIGTLAGGWLYRDHFTLLLALLVGMSVITAALCFALMTETRAASPTARADLGLKPLLRSYAQVVTDRPFLLFVLGGILILSIEFTRTTHIAVHLAQHFPRADWLGVTLDGVRAASVLTAVNTLMIVALTAPVARWLTGRDPRRPMHAGFALFALGFAALAFSTHLPTLIAASVILSVGELLYVPTRQALLADLIPEGRRGAYLATHGQVFTISKWVAALGLPAGAAIGGAGMAAALLLLGLLGSLFTALALRPGAGERMARA